A region from the Triticum urartu cultivar G1812 chromosome 1, Tu2.1, whole genome shotgun sequence genome encodes:
- the LOC125546032 gene encoding rRNA/tRNA 2'-O-methyltransferase fibrillarin-like protein 1 isoform X1 codes for MPSSSSMFISSWIAACSEVGAMELGAPPAGPGACSGPEVSGDLQYLEVKMARPWEGGGNLQQGAGLGMTRWGICWPRKLGRMGGDPLGEMGGDGGGGGGSGGGGRRRRGRWRWRIQRWGATEAGGSGRRPGWRRGENSKLKGNLAISLLFHLVGKNPSVMYFGTEGVNSK; via the exons atgccctcttcctcttccatgttCATATCATCTTGGA TTGCTGCCTGTTCTGAAGTTGGTGCAATGGAGCTTGGAGCTCCACCTGCTGGACCTGGAGCCTGTTCAG GACCTGAAGTCAGCGGTGATCTGCAGTACCTGGAGGTGAAGATGGCGAGGCCCTGGGAGGGTGGCGGCAATCTGCAGCAGGGCGCTGGCCTTGGGATGACGAGGTGGGGGATCTGCTGGCCTAGGAAGTTGGGGAGGATGGGAGGGGATCCGTTGGGCGAGATGGGAGGCgatggaggtggaggtggaggatcTGGGGGTGGGGGGCGACGGAGGCGGGGGCGATGGAGGTGGAGGATCCAGAGGTGGGGGGCGACGGAGGCGGGCGGATCTGGAAGACGACCTGGGTGGAGACGAGGAGAGAATTCAAAACTGAAGGGTAACCTGGCCATTTCGCTGCTTTTTCACCTGGTCGGAAAAAACCCCAGCGTCATgtatttcggaacggagggagtaaatagCAAGTAG